In Azospirillaceae bacterium, a genomic segment contains:
- a CDS encoding site-specific integrase: MINSPNNTHKSSILAGIEDNFGDKCPKLQADASIEKHLNIVKAIFSLAFNEDAIQTNPAQRVTVTKRNIGIERIPWDQADIAKLFSCDIFQGALSPKGTFHLTANSDFWMPIIAILSGMRCEEIGQMIPDDIQRIDDISVFNVSEIDNAGRTIKRIKTRNSRRIVPIHPILIEIGLLSYVDAINAAGHCRLFPDLKPFTAKNGSIKFTKYYSGRHFPNLRQRLELTDPRKPFHAFRHTIKAAWKRAGVPLVIQHELLGHATEGGAAAAYAREERTSLSVRAEVIRSTVIPGLPHIPKPTSYGVVALPRDQFPV, encoded by the coding sequence ATGATAAACTCACCTAACAATACTCATAAATCTTCTATTCTCGCCGGAATTGAAGATAATTTCGGTGATAAATGCCCAAAACTTCAGGCCGACGCCTCTATAGAAAAACATCTGAATATCGTGAAAGCCATCTTCTCGCTCGCATTTAACGAAGATGCGATACAGACCAACCCAGCACAAAGAGTTACGGTGACGAAGCGCAATATAGGAATTGAGCGTATTCCTTGGGATCAGGCAGATATTGCCAAACTGTTTAGCTGTGACATATTTCAAGGCGCGCTATCGCCCAAAGGTACTTTCCATTTGACTGCGAATTCCGATTTTTGGATGCCGATCATCGCAATCCTCTCGGGAATGCGGTGCGAAGAAATTGGGCAAATGATACCGGACGACATACAGAGAATTGACGACATATCTGTCTTCAATGTTTCAGAAATCGATAACGCAGGACGCACCATCAAGAGAATTAAAACGAGAAATTCCCGCAGGATCGTCCCAATACATCCAATTCTTATTGAAATAGGGTTGCTGTCATATGTCGATGCCATTAACGCGGCTGGCCATTGCCGGCTTTTTCCTGATCTAAAGCCCTTCACAGCGAAGAATGGGTCAATCAAATTCACCAAATACTATAGCGGTCGGCACTTTCCGAACCTGCGTCAGCGCCTTGAATTAACTGACCCTCGCAAGCCGTTCCACGCGTTTCGACACACAATCAAAGCGGCATGGAAACGCGCGGGAGTGCCTTTGGTTATCCAACACGAGTTGCTCGGACATGCCACTGAAGGCGGAGCAGCAGCAGCCTACGCTAGGGAGGAAAGGACTTCCCTTTCAGTGAGAGCGGAAGTCATTCGTTCGACCGTAATACCCGGCCTACCACACATCCCGAAGCCGACCTCATACGGCGTGGTCGCGTTGCCACGCGACCAATTCCCTGTGTAG
- a CDS encoding pirin family protein, whose product MTALKTLKRLHPAYRDDIADLVTRRPLPGPAVPQISPFLFLNHHGPQVYPAHNRGLPFGPHPHRGFETVTFILEGELTHKDSAGHESVIKAGGVQWMTAGRGVVHSELSPDAFRRSGGPLEILQLWVNLPARLKFAEPRYTGLQRDQIPALPTPDGRGTVNLIAGSWGGIDGPVPTLTGIFMSWVTLAAGGTVRFDDVAGRNVFLYVVRGTVAVGGGEAPAHHLMELDLAGGAVEITAETDAVLLFGHGDPIAEPVVAHGPFVMNTKQEIMDAIRDYQAGLFDGTL is encoded by the coding sequence ATGACCGCCTTGAAGACCCTGAAGCGCCTGCACCCAGCATATCGCGACGACATCGCCGACCTGGTGACGCGCCGCCCGCTGCCCGGCCCGGCCGTGCCGCAGATCAGCCCCTTCCTGTTCCTGAACCATCACGGGCCGCAGGTCTATCCGGCCCACAACCGTGGCCTGCCCTTCGGCCCCCACCCGCACCGGGGGTTCGAGACGGTGACCTTCATCCTGGAAGGCGAGTTGACCCACAAGGACAGCGCCGGCCATGAAAGCGTTATCAAGGCCGGCGGCGTGCAGTGGATGACGGCGGGGCGGGGGGTCGTGCATTCCGAGCTGTCGCCCGACGCCTTCCGCCGCAGCGGCGGCCCGCTGGAGATCCTGCAGCTGTGGGTCAACCTGCCCGCCCGCCTGAAGTTCGCGGAGCCGCGCTACACCGGTTTGCAGCGCGACCAGATCCCGGCCCTGCCCACGCCCGACGGCCGGGGCACGGTCAATCTGATCGCCGGGTCCTGGGGCGGCATCGACGGCCCCGTCCCCACCCTGACGGGCATCTTCATGTCCTGGGTCACGTTGGCGGCCGGCGGCACGGTGCGCTTTGACGACGTCGCCGGCCGCAACGTCTTCCTCTATGTGGTGCGCGGCACCGTGGCGGTGGGGGGTGGCGAGGCACCGGCCCATCACCTGATGGAACTGGACCTGGCCGGTGGCGCGGTAGAGATCACGGCCGAGACCGACGCCGTGCTGCTGTTCGGCCATGGCGATCCCATCGCCGAACCGGTGGTGGCCCACGGCCCCTTCGTCATGAACACGAAGCAGGAGATCATGGACGCCATCCGCGATTACCAGGCCGGCCTGTTCGACGGCACGCTCTGA
- a CDS encoding glycoside hydrolase family 31 protein: MKTRAMRPTGPRMRGLRAALLSTTLAVAATFAVTGAARADTLTTPLVVDQSNKTQEQTLVVEPYGPNIIRVTLSLKKDAALAAPGPGIIPGANATGWTRTTDDRGDTVLSSGQMSATIVGWHPPPHAVAPQQTAVDISRYFGGTTNGARVVFKDAAGKTILDFTGWSMGMPNFKDGNSQLLHDRRPTDEQFYTVNGVFASPADEHYYGLGQNQEGFLDHRGHVVRCWNDYNAPGGQSTCVPFMVTNYGYGLLWDNPSKTTIEPGFNEVTRWTSEVGDRVSFFVIAGKNADEIYAGYRQLTGPTPLLPKSAYGYIQSKQRYRSQQEVLDVAKGYRDRHIPADVLVVDWFYYTIMGQFDFVPSLWPDPKAMNKQLHDMGFETMISVWPRFTPDGRYYDLLKKNNWFIHQADGTPTDGLPYDKAGSDIDTTNPDAAKWYWNTIRDNILSQGFDSLWADETEPDLPPNGSYLHIGPGTKFYNVYPLYHTGALYDGFRRDVKGKRAVILSRDAYLGVQRNGAIVWSSDITPTWDALKRQVPTGLDFAASGITYWSNDTGGWQYLPEEHVPAKAPLIDPTAARPVVGGYDDYPELYTRWFEYATFLPILRTHGSRPANEIWSYGPDAQAILEKFVKLRYQLIPYIYSLGYKTYRTGAPFLRALPLDFPNDPAVTDMRDEYMFGPALLVAPVTEQGATSRQVYLPAGSDWYDYWTDKRYTGGQTVTVAAPIDQIPVFVKAGSILPLGSPIENTHQKQTIAKVKVYPGADARFTLFQDDGTTYAYEQGGGQVTDLVWSDTGHSLSHTGAKGWTEADAKVVEIVGAK, translated from the coding sequence ATGAAGACGCGCGCCATGCGCCCGACCGGGCCGCGCATGAGGGGGCTACGCGCCGCCTTGCTTTCCACCACCTTGGCCGTCGCCGCCACCTTTGCCGTCACCGGTGCCGCCCGCGCCGACACGCTCACCACCCCACTGGTGGTCGACCAGTCCAACAAGACCCAGGAACAGACCCTGGTGGTGGAGCCCTACGGTCCCAACATCATCCGCGTCACCCTCAGCCTGAAGAAGGACGCGGCGCTGGCCGCCCCCGGCCCCGGCATCATCCCCGGCGCCAACGCCACCGGCTGGACCCGGACAACGGACGACCGCGGCGACACCGTGCTGTCCTCCGGCCAGATGTCGGCCACCATCGTCGGCTGGCACCCGCCGCCGCACGCCGTGGCGCCGCAGCAGACGGCCGTGGATATCAGTCGCTATTTCGGCGGCACCACCAACGGCGCCCGCGTGGTCTTCAAGGACGCCGCGGGCAAGACCATCCTGGACTTCACCGGCTGGTCCATGGGCATGCCCAACTTCAAGGACGGCAACAGCCAGCTGCTGCACGACCGCCGGCCGACGGATGAGCAGTTCTATACCGTGAACGGCGTCTTCGCCTCGCCGGCGGATGAGCATTATTACGGCCTGGGCCAGAACCAGGAAGGTTTCCTGGACCATCGCGGCCACGTCGTGCGCTGCTGGAACGACTACAACGCGCCGGGCGGGCAGAGCACCTGCGTGCCTTTCATGGTCACCAACTACGGCTACGGCCTGCTGTGGGACAACCCGTCCAAGACGACGATCGAGCCCGGCTTCAACGAGGTTACCCGCTGGACGTCCGAGGTGGGCGACCGCGTCTCCTTCTTCGTCATCGCCGGCAAGAATGCCGATGAGATCTACGCGGGCTATCGCCAGCTGACCGGCCCCACGCCGCTGCTTCCTAAGTCGGCCTACGGCTACATCCAGTCCAAGCAGCGCTACCGCTCACAGCAGGAGGTGCTGGACGTGGCCAAGGGCTACCGCGACCGCCACATCCCGGCCGACGTGCTGGTGGTGGACTGGTTCTACTACACCATCATGGGCCAGTTCGATTTCGTGCCCTCGCTGTGGCCCGATCCCAAGGCCATGAACAAGCAGCTGCACGACATGGGCTTTGAGACCATGATCAGCGTGTGGCCGCGCTTCACGCCCGACGGCCGTTATTACGACCTGCTGAAGAAGAACAACTGGTTCATCCACCAGGCCGATGGCACGCCCACCGACGGGCTGCCCTACGATAAGGCGGGGTCGGACATCGACACCACCAACCCCGACGCCGCCAAGTGGTACTGGAACACCATCCGCGACAACATCCTGTCCCAGGGCTTCGACAGCCTGTGGGCGGATGAGACGGAGCCGGATTTGCCGCCCAACGGCAGCTACCTGCACATCGGCCCGGGCACGAAGTTCTACAACGTCTATCCGCTGTACCACACCGGCGCCCTGTACGACGGCTTCCGCCGCGACGTGAAGGGCAAGCGCGCCGTCATCCTGTCGCGCGACGCCTATCTGGGCGTGCAGCGCAACGGCGCCATCGTCTGGTCGTCCGACATCACCCCCACCTGGGACGCGCTGAAACGCCAGGTGCCCACCGGGCTGGACTTCGCGGCCAGCGGCATCACCTACTGGAGCAACGACACCGGCGGCTGGCAGTACCTGCCGGAGGAGCACGTGCCGGCCAAGGCGCCGCTGATCGATCCCACCGCGGCCCGCCCGGTGGTGGGCGGCTATGATGATTACCCGGAGCTGTATACCCGCTGGTTCGAGTACGCGACCTTCCTGCCCATCCTGCGCACCCACGGCAGCCGCCCGGCCAACGAAATCTGGTCCTATGGTCCGGATGCCCAGGCCATCCTGGAGAAGTTCGTCAAGCTGCGTTACCAGCTGATCCCCTATATCTACTCCCTGGGTTACAAGACCTACCGGACGGGCGCGCCCTTCCTGCGGGCCCTGCCGCTGGACTTCCCCAATGATCCGGCCGTGACCGATATGCGGGACGAATACATGTTCGGTCCCGCCCTGCTGGTGGCCCCGGTGACGGAGCAGGGGGCGACCAGCCGTCAAGTCTACCTGCCGGCCGGCAGCGACTGGTACGACTACTGGACGGACAAGCGCTATACCGGCGGCCAGACCGTGACGGTGGCGGCACCCATCGACCAGATCCCGGTGTTCGTGAAGGCCGGTTCCATCCTGCCGCTGGGCTCGCCCATCGAGAACACCCACCAGAAGCAGACCATTGCTAAGGTGAAGGTCTATCCGGGGGCGGACGCCCGCTTCACCCTGTTCCAGGATGACGGCACCACCTACGCCTATGAGCAGGGCGGCGGCCAGGTCACCGACCTGGTGTGGAGCGATACCGGCCACAGCCTCAGCCACACGGGCGCCAAGGGCTGGACCGAGGCCGATGCCAAGGTGGTGGAGATCGTGGGGGCCAAGTAA
- a CDS encoding glutathione S-transferase N-terminal domain-containing protein, with the protein MTDLSAFPITARWPAQHPDRIQLYSAPTPNGVKASIMLEETGLAYEPHAIAIGQNETWTPDFLSLNPNGKIPAIIDPNGPEGAPIALFESGAILVYLAEKTGKFIPAGATARYETLQWVFFQMAAVGPMFGQVGFFHKFAGKDYEDKRPLKRYADESKRLLGVLEGRLADRPWIMGEDYTIADISLLGWVRNFVGFYGAGELVDYASLTHVPAWLERGLARPAVQRGLDIPKRAV; encoded by the coding sequence ATGACCGACCTGTCCGCCTTCCCCATCACCGCCCGCTGGCCGGCCCAGCATCCGGACCGCATCCAGCTGTATTCCGCGCCCACGCCCAACGGCGTGAAGGCCTCCATCATGCTGGAGGAGACCGGCCTGGCCTATGAGCCGCACGCCATCGCCATCGGCCAGAACGAGACCTGGACGCCGGACTTCCTGTCGCTGAACCCCAACGGCAAGATCCCGGCCATCATCGACCCCAACGGGCCGGAGGGCGCCCCCATCGCCCTGTTCGAATCGGGCGCCATCCTGGTCTATCTGGCGGAAAAGACGGGCAAGTTCATCCCGGCCGGCGCCACCGCGCGCTATGAGACGCTGCAGTGGGTGTTCTTCCAGATGGCGGCCGTCGGCCCCATGTTCGGCCAGGTGGGCTTCTTCCACAAATTCGCCGGCAAGGATTACGAGGACAAGCGGCCCCTGAAGCGCTATGCGGACGAATCAAAGCGCCTGCTGGGCGTGCTGGAGGGGCGCCTGGCCGACCGGCCATGGATCATGGGCGAGGATTACACCATCGCCGACATTTCCCTGCTGGGCTGGGTGCGCAACTTCGTCGGTTTCTACGGCGCCGGTGAGCTGGTGGACTACGCCAGCCTGACGCACGTGCCCGCCTGGCTGGAACGCGGCCTGGCGCGGCCGGCGGTGCAGCGCGGTCTCGACATTCCAAAACGGGCTGTTTAG
- a CDS encoding GIY-YIG nuclease family protein — translation MQGQDRKAAVAAYKERDGQPGIYALRCSALPGTVWVGPTPTLDTIRNRVWFSLRHGGHTHRDLQAAWNAHGAEAFTFEVLERLEPEESAYLARAQLKERAAHWRAALKAEAL, via the coding sequence ATGCAGGGCCAGGACAGGAAGGCGGCCGTCGCCGCCTATAAGGAACGCGACGGCCAGCCCGGCATCTACGCCCTGCGCTGTTCGGCCTTGCCCGGCACCGTCTGGGTGGGGCCGACGCCGACGCTGGACACCATCCGGAACCGGGTGTGGTTCAGCCTGCGCCACGGCGGCCACACCCACCGGGACCTGCAAGCCGCCTGGAACGCCCACGGGGCCGAGGCCTTCACCTTCGAGGTGCTGGAACGGCTGGAACCGGAGGAAAGCGCCTACCTGGCCCGCGCCCAGTTGAAGGAACGCGCTGCGCACTGGCGGGCGGCGCTGAAGGCGGAAGCTCTTTAG
- a CDS encoding SDR family NAD(P)-dependent oxidoreductase has protein sequence MSQTTPTALIIGASRGLGLALAEEYLARGWQVVATVRPDSKPGALHQAAARSDGRLTVETVDIVHDDQIAALRQRLAGRTFHLLFVNAGVTNNPEETIGQVTVEEFTRVMLTNALAPMRCVEALGPLVAPRGTIGIMSSGLGSVADNEYGGWEVYRASKAAVNTLMRSYAARTAGSGHALVLIAPGWVRTDMGGPEASLGVSDSIPRVVDVITAQSGKPGLRYLDYQGNTVRW, from the coding sequence ATGTCGCAAACCACCCCCACCGCCCTTATCATCGGCGCCTCGCGCGGATTGGGCCTGGCCTTGGCCGAGGAGTACCTGGCGCGCGGCTGGCAGGTGGTCGCCACCGTTCGCCCGGATTCGAAGCCCGGCGCCCTGCACCAGGCGGCGGCACGCTCCGACGGCCGCCTGACGGTTGAGACGGTGGACATCGTCCATGACGACCAGATCGCGGCATTGCGCCAGCGTCTGGCCGGCCGCACCTTCCATCTGCTGTTCGTCAACGCCGGGGTCACCAACAACCCGGAGGAGACCATCGGCCAGGTGACGGTGGAGGAGTTCACCCGCGTCATGCTGACCAACGCGCTGGCGCCCATGCGCTGTGTCGAGGCGCTGGGCCCCCTGGTGGCGCCGCGCGGCACCATCGGCATCATGTCGTCCGGCCTGGGTAGCGTGGCCGACAATGAATACGGCGGGTGGGAGGTCTATCGCGCCAGCAAGGCGGCGGTGAACACCCTGATGCGGTCCTACGCGGCGCGCACCGCCGGCAGCGGCCACGCCCTGGTGCTGATCGCGCCCGGCTGGGTGCGCACCGACATGGGCGGGCCCGAGGCGTCGCTGGGTGTTTCCGACAGCATTCCCCGCGTGGTCGACGTCATCACCGCGCAGTCGGGCAAGCCCGGCCTGCGCTACCTGGATTACCAGGGCAACACCGTTCGCTGGTGA
- a CDS encoding NAD(P)-dependent oxidoreductase gives MSKIAFLGLGAMGSRMAANLVKAGHAVTVWNRSPGPVAGLVDQGAASAPTPRAAADGAEFVIAMVADDRASDAVWLNAETGALAGLKAGALAVECSTVSPDWAVRLAAAVTAKGGAFVEAPVVGSLPQAQSGQLIILAGGEDAAFASARPVLAPLASAVHHLGPVGRGAVLKLAVNTLLASQLAVWAEMLGFLGKTGLEPGQALDIMATLPVASPAAANYARQMLAGDFEVRFPIDLMAKDLRYATAKADAAHADTPLADATLATLNRAREDGFGAQNVSALIKLYTGR, from the coding sequence ATGAGCAAGATCGCTTTCCTGGGCCTGGGCGCCATGGGGTCGCGCATGGCCGCCAACCTGGTGAAGGCCGGGCACGCCGTCACGGTGTGGAACCGGTCGCCCGGCCCCGTGGCGGGCCTGGTGGACCAAGGTGCGGCCTCGGCCCCCACGCCGCGCGCGGCGGCTGACGGGGCCGAATTCGTCATCGCCATGGTGGCGGACGACCGGGCATCCGACGCCGTGTGGCTGAATGCCGAAACCGGTGCCCTGGCCGGGTTGAAGGCGGGCGCCCTGGCGGTGGAGTGCAGCACCGTGTCGCCCGACTGGGCGGTCCGGCTGGCCGCCGCCGTGACCGCCAAGGGCGGGGCCTTCGTGGAGGCGCCGGTGGTGGGCTCCCTGCCGCAGGCGCAAAGCGGCCAGTTGATCATCCTGGCGGGGGGCGAGGATGCGGCCTTCGCGTCGGCGCGGCCGGTGCTGGCGCCCCTGGCGTCCGCCGTCCACCATCTGGGCCCGGTGGGACGGGGGGCGGTGCTGAAGCTGGCGGTCAACACCCTGCTGGCCAGCCAGTTGGCGGTATGGGCGGAGATGCTGGGCTTCCTGGGCAAGACCGGGCTGGAACCGGGCCAGGCGCTGGACATCATGGCCACCCTGCCGGTGGCCAGTCCCGCCGCGGCCAACTACGCCCGCCAGATGCTGGCCGGCGATTTCGAGGTGCGCTTCCCCATCGACCTGATGGCCAAGGATTTGCGCTATGCCACCGCCAAGGCGGACGCGGCCCACGCCGACACGCCCCTGGCGGACGCCACCCTGGCCACCCTGAACCGCGCCCGCGAGGACGGCTTCGGCGCGCAGAACGTTTCCGCCCTCATCAAGCTTTATACCGGGCGGTAA
- a CDS encoding DMT family transporter — protein MSPRLYLMFPFLAVLIWTGNNLVTKLSAGTLPPSVIAFDRWLLAFVLLTPFCLRGAWARRAVIRQHVGQIAVLGLLGMAMYQGLAYFAATYTSATNIGIFVALVPLVTMVISSLWLREAPGPMAIAGGLISLAGILCVLAQGDATRLLSQGVGRGDALMLGACIAYAAYGVCLRRWPLPLPVWTSLYAQVMAALVFLLPGYLLAPPTPATMAGAMLILYAGIPASILAPVFWMQGVKHLGPGRTAIFMNLVPVMTAALAAILLGEVMHPYHLLGGGLTVLGIVLTQRRPAPKPAVA, from the coding sequence ATGTCGCCCCGCCTGTACCTGATGTTCCCCTTCCTGGCCGTGCTGATCTGGACCGGCAACAACCTGGTGACCAAGCTGTCGGCCGGGACGCTGCCGCCCAGCGTCATCGCCTTCGACCGCTGGCTGCTGGCCTTCGTGCTGCTGACGCCGTTCTGCCTGCGCGGTGCCTGGGCGCGCCGCGCCGTCATCCGCCAGCATGTGGGACAGATCGCCGTGCTGGGCCTGCTGGGCATGGCCATGTACCAGGGTCTGGCCTATTTCGCCGCGACCTACACCAGCGCCACCAACATCGGCATCTTCGTGGCCCTGGTCCCGCTGGTGACCATGGTGATCAGCAGCCTGTGGCTGCGCGAGGCGCCGGGGCCGATGGCCATCGCCGGCGGCCTGATCTCGCTGGCCGGCATCCTGTGCGTGCTGGCCCAGGGGGACGCCACCCGGCTGCTGTCCCAGGGCGTGGGCCGGGGCGACGCCCTGATGCTGGGCGCCTGCATCGCCTATGCCGCCTATGGCGTCTGCCTGCGGCGCTGGCCCCTGCCCCTGCCGGTGTGGACCTCGCTGTATGCCCAGGTGATGGCGGCGCTGGTCTTCCTGTTGCCGGGGTACCTGCTGGCGCCGCCCACGCCGGCCACCATGGCCGGCGCCATGCTGATCCTGTACGCGGGCATCCCGGCCTCCATCCTGGCGCCGGTGTTCTGGATGCAGGGGGTGAAGCACCTGGGCCCCGGCCGCACCGCCATCTTCATGAACCTGGTGCCGGTGATGACGGCCGCGCTGGCCGCCATCCTGCTGGGCGAGGTGATGCACCCCTATCACCTGCTGGGCGGCGGCCTGACGGTGCTGGGCATCGTGCTGACCCAGCGCCGGCCGGCACCGAAGCCGGCCGTGGCTTAG
- a CDS encoding flavin reductase family protein, which produces MIPKVDFPVAKVRRYLEPGPIVLVSSAHKGRTNIMTMGWHTVMEFSPSLVGCVIAAGNHSHALVRDSSECVINLPTTALTDTVVGIGNTSGAEIDKFDHFGLTPVKASHVAAPLIAECHASFECRLADDGLVDRYGFFIFEVVKAHVATHPEHPETLHYTGDGVFMVAGKTISRRHLFRPGMLD; this is translated from the coding sequence ATGATCCCGAAGGTGGATTTCCCGGTGGCCAAGGTGCGGCGCTATCTGGAGCCCGGCCCCATCGTGCTGGTGTCGTCGGCCCACAAGGGACGGACCAACATCATGACCATGGGCTGGCACACGGTGATGGAGTTCAGCCCGTCCCTGGTCGGCTGCGTCATCGCCGCCGGCAACCACAGCCACGCCCTGGTACGTGACAGCAGCGAATGCGTCATCAACCTGCCGACCACCGCCCTGACCGACACCGTGGTCGGCATCGGCAACACCAGCGGGGCGGAGATCGACAAGTTCGACCATTTCGGCCTGACGCCGGTGAAAGCGTCCCACGTGGCCGCGCCCCTGATCGCCGAATGCCACGCCAGCTTCGAATGCCGCCTGGCCGACGATGGCCTGGTCGACCGCTACGGCTTCTTCATATTCGAGGTGGTGAAGGCGCATGTGGCCACCCACCCGGAACATCCCGAAACCCTGCACTACACCGGCGACGGCGTGTTCATGGTGGCGGGCAAGACCATCAGCCGGCGCCATCTGTTCCGGCCGGGCATGCTGGATTGA
- a CDS encoding SDR family oxidoreductase, whose protein sequence is MARKLEGKVAVVTGGTSGIGLATAKRFAAEGARVFVTGRRLPELEAAVAAIGPNATGVQADSAKAADLNRLYERVKAEAGRIDVLFANAGGGDMLPLGSITEEQFDDIFGRNVKAVVFTVQKALPLLVDGASVILTGSTTGIMGTAAFSIYSASKAAVRNLARSWTLDLKDRGIRVNVISPGPVKTPGLVELAGPDAAQQQGLVDYLASQVPLGRVADPDEIAKAVLFLASDDSSFVAGAELFADGGMAQV, encoded by the coding sequence ATGGCTCGCAAGTTGGAAGGCAAGGTCGCGGTCGTCACCGGTGGCACCAGCGGCATCGGTCTGGCCACCGCCAAACGTTTCGCCGCCGAGGGCGCCCGGGTGTTCGTCACCGGCCGCCGTCTGCCGGAGCTTGAGGCCGCCGTCGCCGCCATCGGCCCCAACGCCACCGGCGTCCAGGCCGACAGCGCCAAGGCCGCCGACCTGAACCGCCTCTACGAACGGGTGAAGGCCGAGGCCGGCCGCATCGACGTGCTGTTCGCCAATGCCGGCGGTGGCGACATGCTGCCGCTGGGCAGCATCACCGAGGAACAGTTCGACGACATCTTCGGCCGCAACGTGAAGGCGGTGGTGTTCACGGTGCAGAAGGCCCTGCCCCTGCTGGTGGACGGCGCCAGCGTCATCCTGACCGGGTCCACCACCGGCATCATGGGCACGGCGGCGTTCAGCATCTACAGCGCTTCCAAGGCGGCGGTGCGCAACCTGGCCCGCAGCTGGACCCTGGACCTGAAGGACCGCGGCATCCGCGTCAACGTCATCAGCCCCGGCCCGGTGAAGACCCCCGGCCTGGTGGAACTGGCCGGTCCCGACGCCGCCCAGCAGCAGGGCCTGGTGGACTACCTGGCCAGTCAGGTGCCGCTGGGCCGCGTCGCCGACCCGGATGAGATCGCCAAGGCCGTGCTGTTCCTGGCGTCGGACGACAGCAGCTTCGTGGCCGGTGCCGAGCTGTTCGCCGACGGCGGCATGGCCCAGGTCTAA
- a CDS encoding LysR family transcriptional regulator, protein MRDPKFAEHLAVFVEVVRLGSFSAAARRRSVTPSSVVRQVDGLEDDLGVRLLVRSTRALSLTDAGQRLFERAQRLLDDLADTHAEVSAMDGAVAGLLRIACFPTFGKRYVIPVLEGLMAAHPRLTVELDLTERLADPVLDRLDAVIRIGDLADSTLIATRLADQRRLLVASPGYLDRHGVPESVEDLHDHRLLDKLHGADLLGWADVLGHPPAIGADVFKCDDFEALRLAALAGLGIALLPSWVAGPDVRVGQLTRLLPMGELWNTRVAGIHLLRALPQPSAKLKAFIDALKAHIGHPPRWEP, encoded by the coding sequence ATGCGGGATCCGAAGTTCGCCGAACATCTGGCGGTGTTTGTGGAGGTGGTGCGGCTGGGCAGTTTTTCCGCCGCCGCCCGGCGCCGCTCCGTCACCCCATCCTCCGTCGTGCGGCAGGTGGACGGGCTGGAGGACGACCTGGGCGTCCGCCTGCTGGTCCGCTCCACCCGCGCCCTGTCGCTGACCGACGCGGGGCAACGGCTGTTCGAACGGGCGCAACGCCTGCTGGATGATCTGGCCGACACCCATGCCGAGGTCTCGGCCATGGATGGCGCCGTGGCGGGCCTGCTGCGCATCGCCTGCTTTCCCACCTTCGGCAAGCGGTACGTCATCCCCGTCCTGGAAGGGCTGATGGCGGCGCATCCGCGCCTGACGGTGGAACTGGACCTGACCGAACGGCTGGCCGACCCGGTGCTGGACCGGCTGGACGCCGTCATCCGCATCGGCGACCTGGCCGACAGCACGCTGATCGCCACCCGTCTGGCGGACCAGCGGCGCTTGCTGGTGGCCAGCCCCGGCTATCTCGACCGCCATGGCGTGCCGGAGAGTGTCGAGGACCTGCACGACCATCGCCTGCTGGACAAGCTGCACGGCGCCGACCTGCTGGGCTGGGCCGATGTGCTGGGCCACCCACCGGCCATCGGGGCCGATGTCTTCAAGTGCGATGATTTCGAGGCCCTGCGTCTGGCGGCCCTGGCCGGGCTGGGCATCGCCCTGTTGCCCAGCTGGGTGGCGGGGCCGGATGTACGGGTGGGACAATTGACCCGCTTGCTCCCCATGGGCGAACTCTGGAACACACGGGTCGCCGGCATCCATCTGCTGCGCGCCCTGCCGCAGCCGTCGGCCAAGCTGAAGGCCTTCATCGACGCGTTGAAGGCCCATATCGGCCACCCGCCCCGCTGGGAACCCTGA
- a CDS encoding CopD family protein, with product MPYLALVSLHAAAATVFVIGLLAAGIMLAHAGPDTAGPKLWRAVRGWHRWVTGPALILVWGLGLTLAITAGWFAAGWLHAKLVLVLILSGIHGMQSANLRRLAAGTQDVAKARARARILLPLIVLIAVGIVALVITKPF from the coding sequence ATGCCCTATCTCGCCCTGGTCTCCCTGCACGCCGCCGCCGCGACGGTCTTCGTCATCGGCCTGCTGGCGGCGGGCATCATGCTGGCCCATGCCGGGCCGGACACGGCCGGCCCCAAGCTGTGGCGGGCCGTGCGCGGCTGGCACCGCTGGGTCACCGGCCCGGCCCTGATCCTGGTGTGGGGCCTGGGGCTGACGCTGGCCATCACGGCCGGCTGGTTCGCCGCCGGCTGGCTGCACGCCAAGCTGGTGCTGGTGCTGATCCTGTCGGGCATCCACGGCATGCAATCGGCCAACCTGCGCCGCCTGGCGGCCGGCACGCAGGACGTGGCCAAGGCCCGCGCCCGGGCCCGCATCCTGCTGCCGTTGATCGTGCTGATCGCCGTGGGCATCGTGGCGCTGGTGATCACCAAGCCGTTCTGA